The following proteins come from a genomic window of Budorcas taxicolor isolate Tak-1 chromosome 24, Takin1.1, whole genome shotgun sequence:
- the ANKRD37 gene encoding ankyrin repeat domain-containing protein 37 isoform X4, which yields MLLLDCNPEVDSLKHLLETGASVNAPPDSCEQSPVHLAAGGGLACFLLWQLQTGADLNQQDVFGEAPLHKAARVGSMECLSLLVASDAQIDLCNKNGQTAEDLAWSCGFPECAKFLTTIKCMQTIKSREHPNKDHCVQVLTQKRSLGSEENTSGKRKCCW from the exons GTGGATAGTCTGAAGCATCTGCTGGAGACCGGGGCCTCCGTTAACGCACCCCCGGATTCCTGCGAGCAGTCGCCTGTCCACTTGGCTGCAGGTGGCGGCCTTGCTTGCTTTCTTCTCTGGCAGCTGCAGACGGGCGCTGACCTCAACCAGCAG GATGTTTTTGGAGAAGCTCCACTACACAAGGCAGCAAGAGTTGGAAGCATGGAATGCCTCAGCCTGCTTGTAGCCAGTGATGCCCAAATTGA ttTATGTAATAAGAATGGGCAAACAGCTGAAGATCTTGCTTGGTCATGTGGATTTCCAGAATGTGCCAAGTTTCTTACAACAATTAAATGTATGCAGACAATAAAATCAAGGGAACACCCCAATAAAGATCATTGTGTTCAAGTGCTCACACAGAAACGAAGTTTGGGAAGTGAGGAAAATACAAGTGGGAAAAGGAAGTGCTG CTggtag
- the ANKRD37 gene encoding ankyrin repeat domain-containing protein 37 isoform X3, with translation MLLLDCNPEVDSLKHLLETGASVNAPPDSCEQSPVHLAAGGGLACFLLWQLQTGADLNQQLPQAINLTHQLPQECFGETKICCLVCKDVFGEAPLHKAARVGSMECLSLLVASDAQIDLCNKNGQTAEDLAWSCGFPECAKFLTTIKCMQTIKSREHPNKDHCVQVLTQKRSLGSEENTSGKRKC, from the exons GTGGATAGTCTGAAGCATCTGCTGGAGACCGGGGCCTCCGTTAACGCACCCCCGGATTCCTGCGAGCAGTCGCCTGTCCACTTGGCTGCAGGTGGCGGCCTTGCTTGCTTTCTTCTCTGGCAGCTGCAGACGGGCGCTGACCTCAACCAGCAG CTTCCTCAAGCAATAAACCTCACTCATCAACTTCCACAAGAGTGCTTTGGGGAGACTAAAATATGCTGTCTTGTCTGTAAGGATGTTTTTGGAGAAGCTCCACTACACAAGGCAGCAAGAGTTGGAAGCATGGAATGCCTCAGCCTGCTTGTAGCCAGTGATGCCCAAATTGA ttTATGTAATAAGAATGGGCAAACAGCTGAAGATCTTGCTTGGTCATGTGGATTTCCAGAATGTGCCAAGTTTCTTACAACAATTAAATGTATGCAGACAATAAAATCAAGGGAACACCCCAATAAAGATCATTGTGTTCAAGTGCTCACACAGAAACGAAGTTTGGGAAGTGAGGAAAATACAAGTGGGAAAAGGAAGTGCTG A
- the ANKRD37 gene encoding ankyrin repeat domain-containing protein 37 isoform X2: MLLLDCNPEVDSLKHLLETGASVNAPPDSCEQSPVHLAAGGGLACFLLWQLQTGADLNQQLPQAINLTHQLPQECFGETKICCLVCKDVFGEAPLHKAARVGSMECLSLLVASDAQIDLCNKNGQTAEDLAWSCGFPECAKFLTTIKCMQTIKSREHPNKDHCVQVLTQKRSLGSEENTSGKRKCW, from the exons GTGGATAGTCTGAAGCATCTGCTGGAGACCGGGGCCTCCGTTAACGCACCCCCGGATTCCTGCGAGCAGTCGCCTGTCCACTTGGCTGCAGGTGGCGGCCTTGCTTGCTTTCTTCTCTGGCAGCTGCAGACGGGCGCTGACCTCAACCAGCAG CTTCCTCAAGCAATAAACCTCACTCATCAACTTCCACAAGAGTGCTTTGGGGAGACTAAAATATGCTGTCTTGTCTGTAAGGATGTTTTTGGAGAAGCTCCACTACACAAGGCAGCAAGAGTTGGAAGCATGGAATGCCTCAGCCTGCTTGTAGCCAGTGATGCCCAAATTGA ttTATGTAATAAGAATGGGCAAACAGCTGAAGATCTTGCTTGGTCATGTGGATTTCCAGAATGTGCCAAGTTTCTTACAACAATTAAATGTATGCAGACAATAAAATCAAGGGAACACCCCAATAAAGATCATTGTGTTCAAGTGCTCACACAGAAACGAAGTTTGGGAAGTGAGGAAAATACAAGTGGGAAAAGGAAGTGCTG
- the ANKRD37 gene encoding ankyrin repeat domain-containing protein 37 isoform X1: protein MLLLDCNPEVDSLKHLLETGASVNAPPDSCEQSPVHLAAGGGLACFLLWQLQTGADLNQQLPQAINLTHQLPQECFGETKICCLVCKDVFGEAPLHKAARVGSMECLSLLVASDAQIDLCNKNGQTAEDLAWSCGFPECAKFLTTIKCMQTIKSREHPNKDHCVQVLTQKRSLGSEENTSGKRKCCW, encoded by the exons GTGGATAGTCTGAAGCATCTGCTGGAGACCGGGGCCTCCGTTAACGCACCCCCGGATTCCTGCGAGCAGTCGCCTGTCCACTTGGCTGCAGGTGGCGGCCTTGCTTGCTTTCTTCTCTGGCAGCTGCAGACGGGCGCTGACCTCAACCAGCAG CTTCCTCAAGCAATAAACCTCACTCATCAACTTCCACAAGAGTGCTTTGGGGAGACTAAAATATGCTGTCTTGTCTGTAAGGATGTTTTTGGAGAAGCTCCACTACACAAGGCAGCAAGAGTTGGAAGCATGGAATGCCTCAGCCTGCTTGTAGCCAGTGATGCCCAAATTGA ttTATGTAATAAGAATGGGCAAACAGCTGAAGATCTTGCTTGGTCATGTGGATTTCCAGAATGTGCCAAGTTTCTTACAACAATTAAATGTATGCAGACAATAAAATCAAGGGAACACCCCAATAAAGATCATTGTGTTCAAGTGCTCACACAGAAACGAAGTTTGGGAAGTGAGGAAAATACAAGTGGGAAAAGGAAGTGCTG CTggtag
- the UFSP2 gene encoding ufm1-specific protease 2, which yields MVISETMDILFRIRGGLDLAFQLATPNEIFIKNAVKHVLSDLSTKLSSDALVFRICHSSVYIWPNSDMNTIPGELTNSSACKNIMRFIQFEQEEDTKRKFMKKKDKKLSDMHQIVNIDLMLEVSTPLAAVTPIIERESGGHHYVSMTLPVDAVLSVAPEETWGKVRKLLVDAIHNQLTDMEKCILKYMKGTSIVVPEPLHFLLPGEKNLVTISYPSGIPDGQLQAYRKELHDVFNLPHDRPYFKRSNAYHFPDEPYKDGYIRNPHTYLNPPNIETGMVYVVQGTYGYHHYMQDRIDDNGWGCAYRSLQTICSWFKHQGYTERSIPTHREIQQALVDAGDKPAAFVGSRQWIGSIEVQLVLNHLIGVTSKILFVSQGSEMASQGRELANHFQSEGTPIMIGGGVLAHTILGVAWNEITGQIKFLILDPHYTGAEDLQVILEKGWCGWKGPEFWNKDAYYNLCLPQRPNTI from the exons aaatttttatcaAGAATGCAGTAAAACATGTACTGAGTGACCTGTCAACCAAGCTTTCTTCAGATGCCCTTGTGTTCAGAATTTGCCATAGTTCAGTGTACATATGGCCTAACAGTGACATGAACACCATTCCAGGAGAGCTGACCAATAGTTCTGCCTGTAAGAACATAATGCGCTTTATTCA ATTTGAACAGGAAGAAGATACAAAACGAAAGTTCAtgaagaagaaagataaaaagtTATCAGACATG CATCAAATAGTAAATATAGATCTGATGCTGGAAGTGTCAACCCCTCTGGCCGCCGTAACGCCCATTATTGAAAGAGAAAGCGGAGGACACCACTACGTTAGTATGACTTTACCAGTTGATGCAGTTTTATCTGTTGCTCCAGAAGAAACGTGGGGAAA AGTTCGTAAACTTCTCGTTGATGCAATTCATAATCAACTAACTGATATggaaaaatgcattttgaaatacATGAAAGGAACATCTATTGTGGTTCCTGAACCACTGCACTTTTTAttaccaggggaaaaaaatcttgtaACAATTTCATATCCATCAGGAATTCCAGATGGTCAGCTGCAGGCCTATAGAAAG GAATTACACGATGTCTTCAATCTGCCTCATGACAGACCTTATTTCAAAAGGTCTAATGCTTATCATTTTCCAGATGAACCATACAAAGATGGTTACATTAGAAATCCACATACTTATCTCAATCCACCTAACATAGAGACTGGTATG GTTTACGTGGTCCAGGGTACATATGGTTACCATCATTATATGCAGGATCGAATAGATGACAATGGCTGGGGCTGTGCTTATCGGTCTCTGCAGACTATCTGCTCCTGGTTCAAACACCAGGGATACACAGAGAGATCCATTCCAACACACAGAGAAATCCAGCAG gcTCTAGTTGATGCCGGGGACAAACCAGCAGCATTTGTCGGATCACGGCAGTGGATTGGATCTATCGAGGTACAGCTGGTGCTGAACCATTTGATTGGTGTAACTTCAAAAATACTGTTTGTCAG CCAAGGTTCTGAAATGGCCTCTCAGGGACGGGAACTGGCTAATCATTTCCAGAGTGAAGGAACTCCAATAATGATTG GGGGAGGAGTTTTGGCTCACACAATACTAGGAGTTGCATGGAATGAAATTACAGGACAGATAAAATTTCTGATTTTAGATCCACATTATACAGGTGCTGAAGATCTGCAGGTTATTTTGGAAAAG GGCTGGTGTGGATGGAAGGGCCCAGAGTTTTGGAACAAGGATGCTTACTATAACTTATGTCTCCCTCAGCGAccaaatactatttaa